The following proteins are encoded in a genomic region of Leishmania mexicana MHOM/GT/2001/U1103 complete genome, chromosome 25:
- a CDS encoding aldehyde dehydrogenase, mitochondrial precursor, producing the protein MLRATLTCLEMAPKVTHIQDKLLINGKFVSAVSGKTFEVVNPADEKVIANVAEAEKADVDLAVKAARRAFESFRLTDCHWRRNLMLRLADILEKNSKEMAALESLDNGKPYEVALNVDVALSVECFRYCAGIADKVNGTVPPRSGNFLGIVKRQPIGVCGQIIPWNFPLLMAAFKLSPALALGNTVVLKPAEQTPLSALRLGEMAMEAGYPEGVLNILPGFGPTAGADLARHMNVDKVAFTGSTAVGHQVMQMAAETNLKKVSLELGGKSALIVCEDADLEEAAQVATTGVYFNTGQVCTASSRIYAHESVYDEFVSRLRKNAEARRVGPGNDTANNMGPLVSKKQHERVLTYIEDGVRAGATVVTGGKRIGDKGYFVQPTIFADVKEDMRIYKEEIFGPVTCVMKFKDMDEVVKRANNSVYGLAAGICTRSMDTALRYSTYLDAGTVWVNTWNDFCVSMPFGGFKQSGIGRELGKEVVDMYTEPKAIHFALKGPIVKP; encoded by the coding sequence ATGCTGCGCGCCACCCTCACCTGCCTGGAGATGGCCCCCAAGGTCACGCACATCCAGGACAAGCTGTTGATCAACGGCAAGTTCGTGTCGGCAGTGTCCGGTAAGACGTTCGAGGTTGTGAACCCGGCGGATGAAAAGGTGATCGCGAACGTGGCGGAGGCCGAAAAGGCAGATGTGGACCTTGCCGTGAAGGCTGCCCGGCGCGCCTTCGAGTCCTTCCGCTTGACCGACTGCCACTGGCGCCGCAATCTGATGCTGCGCCTGGCGGACATCCTGGAGAAGAACAGCAAGGAGATGGCTGCGCTGGAGAGCCTGGACAATGGCAAGCCGTACGAGGTGGCGCTGAACGTGGACGTGGCACTTTCGGTGGAGTGCTTCCGGTACTGCGCCGGAATCGCGGACAAGGTGAACGGCaccgtgccgccgcgctccGGCAACTTCCTCGGCATTGTGAAGCGCCAGCCGATCGGCGTGTGCGGCCAGATCATCCCGTGGAACTTTCCGCTTCTGATGGCTGCGTTCAAGCTCAGCCCGGCGCTTGCCTTGGGCAACACAGTTGTGCTGAAGCCCGCGGAGCAGACGCCGCTgagtgcgctgcgccttggcGAGATGGCGATGGAGGCCGGCTACCCGGAAGGCGTGCTGAACATCTTGCCGGGCTTCGGCCCGACCGCAGGTGCGGATCTTGCGCGCCACATGAACGTGGACAAGGTTGCCTTTACGGGCTCGACCGCTGTTGGCCACCAGGTGATGCAGATGGCGGCGGAAACCAACCTGAAGAAGGTGTCTCTGGAGCTTGGCGGCAAGTCTGCGCTGATCGTGTGCGAGGACGCCGActtggaggaggcggcgcaggtggcgacGACCGGTGTCTACTTCAACACGGGTCAGGTGTGCACAGCGTCGTCGCGCATTTACGCGCACGAGTCCGTGTACGACGAGTTCGTGTCGCGTCTGCGCAAGAacgcggaggcgcgcaggGTGGGACCGGGCAACGACACGGCGAACAATATGGGCCCATTGGTGTCGAAGAAGCAGCACGAGCGGGTGCTCACGTACATCGAGGACGGTGTGAGGGCTGGCGCGACGGTGGTGACTGGCGGCAAGCGGATCGGCGACAAGGGCTATTTCGTGCAGCCGACCATATTTGCGGACGTGAAGGAGGACATGCGGATCTACAAGGAGGAGATCTTTGGCCCCGTAACGTGCGTGATGAAGTTCAAGGACATGGATGAGGTTGTGAAGCGGGCGAACAACAGTGTCTACGGGCTCGCTGCTGGCATCTGCACGCGCAGCATGGACACGGCACTCCGCTATTCGACGTACCTCGACGCCGGCACGGTGTGGGTGAACACCTGGAACGACTTCTGCGTCTCGATGCCGTTTGGCGGCTTCAAGCAGAGCGGCATTGGCCGAGAGCTCGGCAAGGAAGTCGTTGACATGTACACGGAGCCGAAGGCGATTCACTTTGCTCTCAAGGGGCCCATCGTCAAGCCATAA